One Thermococcus kodakarensis KOD1 genomic window carries:
- the pstC gene encoding phosphate ABC transporter permease subunit PstC: protein MRKVESFKIATYPAVIIVFLLFAGMLFVYFTNALPALHRYGLDLYLKNVWRAAEEPSEEVYGIAAAIWGSVYTSLIAILIALPLSVAYSVFVVDYAPKRLKNAFIILSDVMAGLPTIIYGIWGAFFLVPFLRDWIMKPLYDHLSFIPLFSYPPVGGYSYLSAGVLLAIMVTPFASAIIREAYNMVPFTYREAIYSLGATRYEATKLLLGYIKPAIVSGTILAFGRAVGETVAVSLVIGNTFNLTTALFAPGYTVSSLIANQFGNAFIYEYMTSTLFAAGLILFVIGLAVNVVGLKMLKRWERNVSI from the coding sequence TTGAGGAAAGTTGAGTCTTTTAAGATCGCCACGTATCCTGCCGTTATCATCGTCTTCCTGCTGTTCGCGGGGATGCTCTTCGTTTACTTCACCAACGCGCTCCCAGCGCTCCACAGGTACGGCCTCGACCTCTACCTGAAGAACGTCTGGAGAGCGGCTGAAGAGCCAAGCGAAGAGGTCTATGGGATAGCGGCCGCTATATGGGGAAGCGTCTACACCTCTCTCATAGCCATACTTATAGCCCTGCCACTATCGGTGGCCTACTCGGTCTTCGTCGTTGACTACGCACCGAAGAGGCTGAAGAACGCCTTTATAATCCTCTCAGATGTAATGGCGGGCCTGCCAACGATAATCTACGGTATATGGGGAGCGTTTTTCCTCGTTCCGTTCCTGAGGGATTGGATTATGAAGCCCCTTTACGATCACCTCTCCTTCATTCCACTCTTTTCCTATCCGCCGGTTGGTGGCTACAGCTACCTCTCGGCTGGAGTTCTCCTGGCGATAATGGTCACTCCCTTCGCCTCCGCTATAATAAGAGAAGCCTACAACATGGTGCCCTTCACGTACAGGGAGGCCATCTACTCCCTCGGGGCAACAAGATACGAGGCAACCAAACTCCTCCTCGGCTACATAAAGCCGGCGATAGTTTCGGGAACGATCCTCGCCTTCGGAAGGGCCGTAGGCGAGACGGTCGCCGTTTCCCTCGTTATAGGGAACACGTTCAACCTGACAACGGCCCTCTTCGCACCGGGATACACAGTCTCGTCCCTCATAGCCAACCAGTTCGGCAACGCCTTCATATACGAATACATGACCTCGACGCTTTTCGCGGCAGGGCTAATCCTCTTCGTAATCGGTCTGGCCGTGAATGTAGTCGGCCTCAAGATGCTCAAGAGGTGGGAGAGAAATGTCAGCATTTGA
- a CDS encoding sugar phosphate isomerase/epimerase family protein, whose amino-acid sequence MKLGVNSYIVKEISGKGFSLDELQVDFVELGFDDSGIIKNEEINWEALKNLKGIGVEFTLHAPTADGKNLPIDLGVYGKEPVKRMGKVIRIANHLGTEVIVVHGGDIGKSYTKAYVNTLRHLRKLKPIAEDHGVKLVVENLFEGRIGALPHELLPFVSEGFELCFDIGHAFLTSMNSGLKMDEFNVLFPYATHLHIHDNNGSRDEHRPLGEGMIGFSYASRVVELTKAERAVLEIRRYSGKGSIISNVSFFRNMPDENFSKIEKAEGGSEA is encoded by the coding sequence ATGAAGCTCGGTGTCAACTCCTACATCGTCAAGGAAATCAGCGGAAAGGGCTTTTCCTTAGACGAACTTCAAGTGGACTTTGTTGAGCTTGGATTTGACGATTCTGGCATCATCAAGAACGAAGAGATAAACTGGGAAGCGCTCAAAAACCTTAAGGGCATTGGGGTGGAGTTTACACTTCACGCGCCTACCGCCGATGGAAAGAACCTCCCGATAGACCTCGGAGTCTATGGGAAAGAACCGGTAAAGAGAATGGGGAAGGTAATAAGGATTGCCAACCATCTCGGCACAGAGGTCATTGTCGTTCACGGAGGCGACATCGGGAAGAGTTACACGAAGGCCTACGTGAACACCCTGAGGCACTTAAGGAAGCTTAAACCAATAGCTGAAGACCACGGAGTAAAGCTCGTTGTTGAAAATCTCTTTGAGGGACGAATCGGGGCACTTCCTCACGAGCTCCTTCCCTTCGTTAGCGAGGGCTTTGAACTGTGCTTTGACATCGGGCACGCTTTCCTGACTTCCATGAATTCCGGACTCAAGATGGACGAGTTTAACGTGCTCTTCCCTTATGCGACCCACCTTCACATCCACGACAACAACGGCTCCAGAGACGAGCACAGGCCGCTTGGCGAGGGTATGATCGGTTTTTCTTACGCAAGTAGAGTTGTTGAGCTTACAAAAGCCGAAAGGGCAGTCCTGGAGATAAGGAGGTACAGTGGGAAGGGTTCAATCATCTCAAACGTGAGTTTCTTCCGCAACATGCCGGACGAAAACTTCTCCAAGATTGAAAAGGCAGAAGGGGGTAGTGAGGCTTGA
- the pstA gene encoding phosphate ABC transporter permease PstA — protein sequence MSAFDRKTKEKAFFIGVGALTILIFIPLFHIIATVLIKGFPVIAERGTKFLTGTLSEGGIGPAIAGTFILTFLSALLGLPVAFLVGVYAYEYPKSTLGQWTKTLLQIMIEFPTILVGVFVMQVVAVPMGTYSALAGALALAIILTPYVAVYTHEALREIPSTYREAGFSLGLTRAKVVFRILAPMAKRGILTGVLIGMAKVTGETAPLLFTAGGLYESYPTSITKPVGAVPLLIYQLVQSPNPADHATAWGASLVLLLIFLGIFIPIRLSLKEVRL from the coding sequence ATGTCAGCATTTGACCGAAAAACAAAGGAGAAGGCCTTTTTCATAGGAGTCGGCGCACTCACAATCCTGATATTCATACCGCTGTTCCACATCATAGCTACTGTCCTGATCAAGGGCTTTCCAGTGATAGCTGAGAGGGGCACGAAGTTCCTCACGGGGACGCTCAGCGAGGGAGGAATAGGTCCGGCCATCGCTGGAACCTTCATCCTCACGTTCCTCTCTGCTCTCCTCGGCCTTCCAGTTGCTTTCCTCGTCGGAGTTTACGCCTACGAGTACCCTAAGAGCACCCTCGGTCAGTGGACCAAAACACTGCTCCAGATAATGATAGAGTTCCCGACGATACTGGTCGGGGTCTTCGTGATGCAGGTCGTGGCCGTTCCGATGGGGACTTACTCCGCCCTGGCTGGGGCCTTAGCGCTGGCGATAATTCTCACTCCCTATGTAGCCGTTTACACCCACGAGGCCCTCAGAGAGATACCATCAACGTACAGGGAGGCGGGCTTTTCCCTCGGGCTCACAAGGGCGAAGGTCGTCTTCAGAATCCTCGCGCCGATGGCGAAGCGCGGCATTTTGACCGGCGTCCTCATAGGAATGGCCAAAGTTACCGGAGAAACTGCGCCGCTCCTCTTCACGGCAGGAGGACTTTACGAGAGCTACCCAACTTCAATAACCAAACCCGTCGGTGCCGTTCCGCTCCTCATCTACCAGCTAGTCCAGAGCCCGAATCCAGCCGACCATGCAACAGCGTGGGGAGCCTCACTGGTTCTTCTCCTCATCTTCCTCGGGATATTCATCCCGATACGCCTTAGTCTGAAGGAGGTGAGACTGTGA